CTGATGTGCActaaggcaactatacatagacaagatcccacaacacaaatgagggaaatggctacctaaatatgatccccaatcagagacaacgataaacatctctttctgattgggaaccatatcaggccaacatagacatacaaaaccccctagacatacaaaaactaaagtacccaccctagtcacaccctgacctaaacaaaatatatagaaaaacagagatatctaaggacagggcgtgacacccgtggcattttcctgtaaacattagaaaaaaaatagagaaaaaacaaatacaattccatgtacagataaatagttaagcagttagattaaacaactcctttgtaagatgtatatttttaaatgaaacatgtatggaaacaggtgaattaacactcctcggttagcaggctcaagcaagctaaaacccacatggtagcataaactaactagcagaaatagTTAACAAGTTCTAAATTATTTatacacactttgctgtaggctactatttactagttaacaaaaaaatggTCATATAtccaccccacccagtattgtcatcaaaacttaccagaaagaatgtagtccttggctcagacagtgtagtagtgtgggctcaacagcatctcattagtgtgcaagctcttgagaatcagctgcacatgtgatggaagaatgcactgtgcatgcagagtgttgcaattccattgaattgaggatagtttaaccaaaatatgcctaGACCTAGAAGACCTAGAActaagacctagaattgccttatgtgtatcccacaaaaaaaggttcactgttataagctaacttttttgatgaatatATTAAGCAAACTTTCCATTAAAAATTTTCAGGAAAATATGCGGAAATTtaccggaaagtttccgaccctttgcaactaGCCAGCTACCTAGTTTAAATATCAGCAGTACTGCCACATCAGCATAATATTTTATTAACACTTGATAACACTAGATTAAATAGCATCATCAATACCTGATCTGGTTGGCTAATAAAcgcagcagagagaggcagaaagacagaggtgCGTCTTCATCAACGACCCTCTGACTCAACTCCATGCCTTCTTCAGTCGGGAGTTGCATCATGTGTCAGGGCAGCAGCAACACAGGTAGTCTACTGGCGCTGACCACCAGAATACTAAAATATCAATACAAGCCACTTGCCAGCCAGTCATATAATCATGAGTTAGAAGATTATGAATGTTACATTATAAAATTATTATTTAAGAATTTAAGAACATCGAGGATAAATCACAATCAGTacaattttctttttttaaatcaagctagctaactagcaggtTAACATCaattatcaacaatgacaagctgaAAGCCCACCCTCTTTCCCATGTCAATCATGGCTTTAGGAGGCTTACAATTTGTAATGAGTGTATTGTACAATAAATGTTTTTGTGCAGTAGGTGATAAAACTAAATAATTCAACCCATCATTTATTTGATAAATTACTGAATAACTAAGTGAATCCTGACAATGATTGGATTAGACTACTTAAAAGTTCGATAATATACTGCCTCTTCTATACATACTACTCACATGCTTACTTAAATGGATCAGTACTCTATTATCATTTAATATACATTTAATAGAAATGTTTTGAAAGCAAGAAAATAAAAGTCTCAGTGTTATGAGACAATCCCTCATGAACATCAAATGAAATTAACTTTGGTGAACTTAATCAGTACTTAACTTTTGCAACTGTAAAAGGCAAATATCCACAAATAAACTTAAAGGCTCTCTATTGTGTGGAAATATACATTTATTGATCTCATGGcagaaaaacatattttaaaaagTGTACAAGACTGACACAACATGGCCATTACAGCTTTTGTTAGTACTTCATCgaattcatacattttcagacAGAGGTTGTGACAATAAACCTTTTTTTGGGGACATATCCGTGgcataccacggctttcagccaatcagcatcaccagtcagggctcgaaccacctggTTTATAATGCCCTTTTAACCATGACAACCTAAGGTCACCATAAGTGTGAGTAATATACTCAAATAACAGACTGTATAAGTATCTGTACAAACACCATTCTTACTGGACCAACAATTATATCTACAAAGGCCAGTAAGAACTTGATAACAAgagttcatatatatatatattaatcttTCATAATGTACATTCAATAATACCCTTGTATACTTTATTTTATAGAGTCAATAGTATCAACAGGATTAACATGTATTGTACATTATTATACATCATTTCTCAGTTACTAATCTAAATAGATTTTTAACACCATTGTGCAAAATGTTAAAAACTCCCTGCCTTAGATAGCTCTATATCTCTGTAAAAGATTGATTAATACTGATGCGTCTACTGTTAACAGCATACATGGTCTTGAACTGCCCCTGCAGGGCACAGAGGATAGTCCTCCTATAGGTGCAAGACAGGAAGTAGTAGATTATGGGGTCCAGACAGCTGTTGAGGGAAGACAGGAGCAGAGTGAGCTCATTGAGGATGTGAAGAATCTGCTTACTGTCCAGGGCCTGAATCACATCCATTTGGGCCAGCACGTAGGGCACTCGCACCAGGTGGTATGGCAGGAAGCACAGTGTGAAGATCACCGGCACCACAAAAGTCTTCCGGACCACCCTGCTCTTCTTCCGCTGGGCCTTGGGATCCAGGTTCCCTAAGGACATGGTCCTCACCTTGGTGGTTATGCTGGCGTagaagcagaggaagaggatgaaggtGGCACAGAAGAAGGCCACCATGGTGAGATTGGCCAGGCCCCCCAGGAGACCTTTATGGTGGAAGTGGAAGCAGATCTTGTCACAGGGTTGCTGCCTGTCATTCCTGAGGAAGAACAGAGACATGCCCAGGATCAGGCTTGCCCACACCGAGAAGGACGCCCGGTGGCTCCACCGCACCCTGTGGATTCTCAGGACCCACACAGGCTTGATGATCTTCAGGTAGCGATCCAGACTGATCAGGCTGAGGAACAGGATGCTGGCATACATGTTGATGTAGAAGAAGATGCCCAGCACCTTGCAGATGTAGAAGGGGCCCTGGCTGTTGTGGTAATAGACCCGCATAGGCAGACACAGCACCAACAGGAAGTCAGCTATGGCCAGGTGTCTCAGGTACACAGCCATAGATGAGTCGGAGTGCTTCTTCAGGAAGAACACAAATATGGTCATCGTGTTGCTGACCAGGCCGAAGAAGCAGATTATTGAGTAGAGAATGGGTAAGGCAGGAGACAGGATGCCGTCATGGATCTCACAGTTGCCGTTTACATCAACCCCACTGGTGTTAACTCCTAGTTCCATCATCGTCCCACTGACAGTGGTATTCGATCTAGTCCCAAAGGCCGAAACACAAGCTGAATCACACGGACGACACATGCTGATCAATCAACTAAAGAAAGGCAAAAGTTTCATTAAAACCCATATATTTCAAAGACAGTGTTTTATAAACACCATGCATACAATGTTTTTCTTTCAATGTAAGAAAAAGTATAATCAAATGAAACAAACAAACTGTATGAAAGTTGCAATATTTGTTATATTATGCTGTGTTGATTGAAGTCTGAATAAACTATCAAGCCATGTTATTACAACCAGAAAACAAGAACTTACATGGGTAGCTGCTCTGCCCTCCGCTCCACTCAGTCTCAGACTGAAATGAATGAGTTCCTGTGCATGAGCAGTGCTTTTGACAGAACCCTGTCCCATCAAGGAAATACTGAGATGTGACGTGAGTCAACCATCAAATCATCCCTGTTAAGACAGCTGATGTTGCTTCCTCAATCGCAAAGCTTTCAGCGAAGGGAAAATGAGACAGACAGTTCTGAGGGCCCTGTCACGACGTTGATCTCTAGATAGATGAGGAGGATTAATATTTGAAAGAAAAACCAACATTGTCTTGACTTCATTGTTTTGGGGACTATATGAGGTTATGATGTACTGCTCCTGGGTCTATGGAGTACAAACAAGCATTGTGAAGACaataaatattgtaatcagattacagatacttttggaAAAATAGATGATTACTTCTTGCATTACTTTTAATTTGCCCACGCCATTAGGGTACTGGAAAAAGATTCAAAGTTCAGTCTTGAATTTTATACAGAAAGGGAAACGTCACAAAATTTAAAATTACCACACTCCAGCAACCCAAAGGTGTTGGGGGTCTAGGTTTACTCAACTTCAGGTTATTGTAACGATCCTCTTCGTCTGATGAGGAGTAGtcaagatcggaccaaaacgaaaagtggtaagtgtccatgttgatATTTATTTTAACTCAGAACACTAggacaaaataacaaacaaaaaaattgaccaacacgaaacagttctgtctggtgcagagacagaaaacaactacccacaaacataggtgggaacaggctacctaagtatggttctcaatcagagacaactattgacagctgcctctgattgggaaccataccaggccaaacacatagaaatacaccacacagaacaaaacatagtaTGAACAacagaatacccaccccaaatcacgccctgaccaaaacaaaataaagacataaaaaaggaactaaggtcaggatgtgacagttaTATGCTTTGTCTCTAGTGCATTTAAGAAATGACTTTATCAAGAAAAATGTCTTCCTTCGTTGGACCTAGAGGAAAATATAGTGGCACCATTTACATTGCAATATGTACTATTCTCTGCCTTATCTCCTAAGTTTTGCCGTACGCAGTTTGGACCAATCACCGCCCACTCAATACAGACCTGGATACCTATTATTTTTGAACAATGGCCTGAACAAGGAATTCATAAACTTTCAGACATAATGAATGATGATGGTTTATTATCCTTTCATGACCAAAAAATATGTATAATTTATCTGGTTCGTCATTTAAAAACAACTTGCAGTTAACTGCTATGTGCACTTATGGAGTCCTATGGAGACAACCACTCCCATTCCATCCACTCTCTGAGTTTTTAGTTAGCAAGAAAACAAGTGGAGGTTTTGTATTCAATCTACAGGGCattaggaaaatattcagaccccttcactttttccacattttgttacattatagccttgttctaaaattgattcaatcgtttttttctctcatcaatacAATACTctataacgacaaagcaaaaacaggtttttagataatATTGCAAATTAAtcacaaataaaaaacatttatataagtattcagaccctttacttagtactttgttgaagcacctttggcagcgattacagcctagtgtcttcttgggtatgacactacaagcttgagagtttctcacattcttttctgcagttcctctcaagctttgtcaggctggatggggagcgtcactgcacagtcattttcaggtctctctagaggtgtttgatcgggttcaagtacagattctggctgggccactcaagaacattcagagacttgtcccgaagccactcctgcgt
Above is a window of Oncorhynchus tshawytscha isolate Ot180627B linkage group LG30, Otsh_v2.0, whole genome shotgun sequence DNA encoding:
- the LOC112228133 gene encoding probable G-protein coupled receptor 34 isoform X2: MMELGVNTSGVDVNGNCEIHDGILSPALPILYSIICFFGLVSNTMTIFVFFLKKHSDSSMAVYLRHLAIADFLLVLCLPMRVYYHNSQGPFYICKVLGIFFYINMYASILFLSLISLDRYLKIIKPVWVLRIHRVRWSHRASFSVWASLILGMSLFFLRNDRQQPCDKICFHFHHKGLLGGLANLTMVAFFCATFILFLCFYASITTKVRTMSLGNLDPKAQRKKSRVVRKTFVVPVIFTLCFLPYHLVRVPYVLAQMDVIQALDSKQILHILNELTLLLSSLNSCLDPIIYYFLSCTYRRTILCALQGQFKTMYAVNSRRISINQSFTEI
- the LOC112228133 gene encoding P2Y purinoceptor 14 isoform X1; the encoded protein is MCRPCDSACVSAFGTRSNTTVSGTMMELGVNTSGVDVNGNCEIHDGILSPALPILYSIICFFGLVSNTMTIFVFFLKKHSDSSMAVYLRHLAIADFLLVLCLPMRVYYHNSQGPFYICKVLGIFFYINMYASILFLSLISLDRYLKIIKPVWVLRIHRVRWSHRASFSVWASLILGMSLFFLRNDRQQPCDKICFHFHHKGLLGGLANLTMVAFFCATFILFLCFYASITTKVRTMSLGNLDPKAQRKKSRVVRKTFVVPVIFTLCFLPYHLVRVPYVLAQMDVIQALDSKQILHILNELTLLLSSLNSCLDPIIYYFLSCTYRRTILCALQGQFKTMYAVNSRRISINQSFTEI